A segment of the Chryseobacterium scophthalmum genome:
GATATTTGCAGAATATTTGTGGAATGATGACCAAACTGAAGCGAATTTAGTCACAGGAGCTGATTTTACGAGTGGAAGCTCAAAAAATATTACATTTAAGAAAAGTAATAATGATGTTATTACTACAGCTTACAGAATCCCTTCTGAATCTGAATGTTATGCATGTCATAAATTGGATAATCAACCAGTTCCGATTGGTGTGAAACCTCAAAATCTTAATGTTTCTTATAACTATCCAAACGGACTTAAAAATCAGTTACAAAAGCTCGTTGATGAAGGTTATTTACAAAGCTATCCTTCAAGTATTGTTTCTACAGTTGATTACAGAGATACAAGTAAACCTGTAGATATTCGCTTGCGCTCATATGTTGATATTAATTGTGCACATTGTCATCAGCAAAATGCCCGCTGTGATTATAGAGCAATACGATTGAGCTTTAACAAAACCACCAATTTGGCAAACATGGGAGTTTGTGTAACTGCAGATGAACCTATAGACCAATCTTTGGAAAGGATAATTACTCCGGGAAATCATAATAAATCTGTAATGAATTATAGACTGAATTCTGTGGATGAAAGTATGAGAATGCCTTTATTGGGAAGAACAGTAGTTCACGATGAAGGTGTAGATCTTTTAAAACAATGGATAAATTCTTTGAATCAGAACTGTCCATAAAAACAAAAACAAACCAAAAATAACTATGAAAAAAAAACTATCCTTTTTTGTTGTATTATTTAGTATAACATGGGGAAATGCACAATTAGCCTGTGCTACAGCAGTGAATATTTCACTGGGAACACATACTGCTCCTGCAATTACGGGTACAGCTCTCCCGACTGCTTGTACACTTGGAACTGCCGGAAACGCCGCATTATGGTACAAATATACAGCAACTCAAAATAGTAATATTACTGTTTCCACAGCTCTATCAGGGCAGAATGTAGATACAAGACTTATTGTTTTTACTGGAAATTGCGGAAGCCAAACCTGCGTTGCTGCAAATGATGATTTTTTGGGATATGCTTCTCAGGTAACTTTTGGAGTAACAGCTGGAACTACTTATTATATCACTTTTGATAATAGATGGACGAGTTCAGGATTTAATTTTTCAGTCACTGAAACAGTTCCTGCACCAAATAGGTTATCATTTAATCAACAATCTGTAAATGCTCCGGGAATTTATAATCATTGTGTGGTAGATATGAATGGCGATTATTTAGATGATATTGTTTCGGTAGTTAATAATACTCAGATAGTAATTGCATATCAACAACCTGGTGGTACTTTTAATGAAGTGTCTTATACCATTCCTAATACCGTAGTTTTGCCGTATTGGAGTATTGCTGCCGGAGATTACGATAATAATGGTTTTAATGATCTTATTTATGGCTCTAGCAGCGGAATTGCTTTTGTAAAAGCCAATGCAACAGGAACAGGTTATACATCAGAAAGAAAACCCGAATTTTATCTTACGCAACGTACAAATTTTGTTGATATCAATAAAGACGGAAAATTAGACGCTTTTGTCTGTGATGATAATGCTCCCAACAGATTCTATATGAATGACGGTACCAATATGAACCATAATCAAGGTGGAATGGGAGATTTTCCTTCGGGTGGAAATTATGGATCAATTTGGATTGACTATGATAATGATGGCGACATGGATTTATTTATCGCAAAATGCAGTGGCGGAGGTTCCGGACCAGGTGGAAATATTGACGAACTTCATCGGAATAACGGTGACGGAACTTTCACCAATGTAGCAGTATTAGCAAATATGGCAAACCCTGTTCAGACTTGGTCTTCAGCTTGGGGAGATTTTAATAATGATGGCTGGATGGATGCTGTAGTGGGAATGAATTCCACAGCAAACGGATACAGCAAGGTGATGAAGAATAATGGTGACGGAACTTTTGCAGATGTCTCAGTAGGGTCGGGTTATGATACTGCAAGTGGTTTAAGTAGAGAATATGTTGCCTACGATTTTGATAATGATGGGTTTTTGGATGTTTTAGGAGCAGGAAATAATATTATGTTTGGGGATGGAAATCTTAAATTTACTCCCAATGCAAATCCATATAATTTAAATTACAACAACAGACCAGTTGGCGATCTTAACAATGACGGTTTTCTTGATATTCAGAATGGAAATACCATCATGCTGAATGCCGGAAATACCAATAAATGGTTGAAAGTAACTTTACAAGGAACTCAGAGCAACAGAAACGGAATTGGTGCAAGAGTAGAAATATACGGCGCTTGGGGAAAACAGATTCGTGATGTACAAAGTGGAGTAGGATTCAGAAATATGAATACTTTAAATACGCATTTTGGGATTGGTCAGGCAACGACAATTACAAAAGTTGTGGTAAAATGGCCTTCCGGATTGGTAGATATCATCGATAATGTTACGCCAAATACAACCCTTCATGTTGTAGAAGGAACCCATTTAGGAACTAGAGATGTCGAGAATATTCAAGATTTGTTTACAGTATATCCAAATCCTGCTTTTGATATTATTAATTTTAAATCTAATAAAAACTTTGCTCCGATTGAAGCAAAAATCTATGAACTTAGTGGAAGAATGGTTTTACAGACCAAAGTTGAGAAAGAATCAATTTCTGTGAAACAATTAAATGCAGGAAATTATTTATTGGTTTTAACCGATAAAAATGGGAAAACATATTCTCAGAAAATAATTAAAAAGTAAAATCTAATTATAAACTTAAATTAATTCTGCAAAGTCGAAAGGCTTTGCAGTTTTTTATGAAAATCAATTATTTTCAGGATTCACTTTATTCAAAAAAAGAAAAGCAGCAATTCCCGAAACGGTAGAAATTGTTGTCGCTAGAATTAAACTTCCGATAATGTATTGAAGCAGATTATTTTTTACCAAATCGAAATTTAAATCCTGACTCAAAAGATTAGAATCTCCTGAAACAAAAGGCGCTCCCAAAAACAGTGACGCAGCAATAATAAACGGAATAAACGGCGGCAAACTCACATTGGAAGCTACAAATGCCAATACTTTATTTAATTTGAAAAGGACTGATAAAGAAATCACCAACAAAGTCTGAAATCCCCAAAACGGAGAAAGCCCAATGAAAACACCAAGAGCGATAGAAAAAGCTTTAATACGATTGGTTCCGTCGCTTTCCAGAACGTCTTCTTTGATGAATTTTTTAAAGCTTTTTTTTTTGAAATTATTCACGAAATTTCTCGGAATAATGTAAAGTAAGGTAATGGTTACTAAAATCGTATTCAAAATACTGATTCTTGTAAAATCTTTGAACGGTCTGAAATGCGAAACCCTTTCTGCAGGGTCATACAAAACTTTTATCGGAACATTTTTTACAGGAACGTGTCTCCAGGCTGTTCTTACAATAATTTCAATTTCAAATTCAAATTTTGGAGTAAAATATTTTTTCGGAATTTTATGTAAAGGATAAAGGCGATAACCAGATTGGGTGTCCTCAAGCTTAATTCCGGTCTCAAACCAAAACCAAAAATTAGAAAAACGGTTTCCAAAACTGCTTTTTTTCGGAATCCCGTCTTGCGACATATTTCGGTTTCCAATCAGTAAGACATCTTCGTTTTCTTGCAACAGATTTTCTACAAAAACAGGAATGTCATCGGGATAATGTTGCCCGTCTGAATCGATGGTTATGGCGTAATCGTAGCCTATTTCTTTTGCCTTTCTGAAACCTGTTTTTAGCGCATTTCCTTTTCCTTTGTTTTCTGATAGATTAATAACCGTAATCGAATATTTTTCTAAAATCTGTAAAGTAGAATCGGTAGAGCCGTCATTGATAACGATAATATTTTCGGTGTACTCTAAAACACCGTCAATCACTCTTTTCAGAGTTTTTTCGTTATTATAAGTAGGAATTAAAACACAGATTTTCTTTTCGGAAATTGCATTTTGTACTTCAGGAAGGGTCATTGTTTTATTTTAACATTGCTTTTTCTGCGTCTGTCATTGTCTTAGACTGGGCTACAAACTTTTTGATGTAGGTTTTCAGCGCTGCATTTTGTTTGCTGTAATTATTTAAAAGAAAAGCTTTGTCGTCTTTTAAGCTTCCCCTATAACCTACAATTTTCGGGATGTTTTCCTGAACACTCATTCTTATAACTCTCAATTCTGCGTTATTCGGATTGCTTTTAATAATGCTTTCAAGACTCGTTGCTCCGGATTTTACAAGTGCTTTTCTGTTTTTGGTTACAATTTTAGCCTCCATTATTTTTGCAGCAGCTTTGTAGCCGTTTGTTACGGCATCAGAACCAGTTTGTTTTTCGGCAATATCAATGAAACTTTGTGTATTTGCAGTTGACGAATTTGCCTTTTCATAGCTGTTTCTTAAAGCATCAAGATCAGATTGAAAGAACAGAAAAAAAACGGTCAAAAACGAGAAGATCAGTTTCATAAGGTCTATTTTTTATAGTTTACTGACATTTTTAATGCAATAGTCTCGCCAAAAGAAGTGGTGTTTTTTACTTTAATTTCTTCTTCGCCTTCGTTAATATCCAATTGTAACACTAAATCAGGTGTTTCAAAAGGATTGATAATGGCCATAAACTTCACATTGGAAGCTGATTTTAGAAACAATTTCTTACCAGTGAATTCTTCAGTCAGTTCTTTCACAATCTGCATCATACAAACTCCTGGAGTTACAGGATTTCCTGGGAAATGCCCTTTAAAAATATCGTGATCTTTATTCAGAGAAATATTCGCAACAAAACTTCCGTTTTCTGCCTTTTCAGAGGAATTTAAAGTATAAAAATCTGTAAGAATGGTCTGCATTATTTATTCAGTTTCAGTGATTTGAAATAGTTTTATATTGATTTTGAAATCTTTATGTTGAAGATTCAAACTATCTGCGAAGATATGTTTTTTTGCATCAAAACTAAAATCGATTTTTTCCTTATTGTTCTTTGTATAAATGATTTGTTTGAGCAGATTATTTTCTTTGTTGAAAAATAAATAATAGTTTTTTTTCTCAATTTTTGAAAGATAAATCTTAGAATTTTCATTTTCAAAACTTTCATTCACAGGATATTTTTGTCTTAAAAGTTCCTGAAAATCACTTTTTAAAAAATTAATGACGATTTTTTTATCTAAATCTGGAAGAACATAATTCAGTTTAAAATCATTTTCCGAAACTTCAAAATCAATCAGTTTGTTTCCAAAATCTGAAGTTAATACGACACGATGTGTTGTTTCCTTGATTTTTTTGATAATTAAAATTCCGCTGACGTGATTTTTATAAATATCCATTTGACATTTATAAACATAATCTTCGTTGGAAGAAAAGTAAAGATTTTCAACTGTTTTTTCCGAATTTGAAACAGGTTTTACATCTGTAAGCTTATACGTTTTACAGGAAACAAACAGTAAGAAAATCAGGCTATAAAGAAAACTCTGAAGCAGGGATCGGCGCATTGATTTTTGTGTTTTTGAAAACAATATTCGTTGTATCTCCCGAAGCTTCTGTCATATTGACCTGCGAAACTGTCGTTTGATTTTTAGGAAAATGAAGCTCAATTTGTTTGATATATTTCAATAATTGAGCAGATTTCGGAGTGAACTTTGCGATGTTCGAAGTTCCGTTTTTAAAGTAAGCAACTGCAAATTCAGGGTCACTGAACATTTTTCCGTTTGAACTTCCGACAATCAGTTTATTGATCTTTTCAAAAGTTTTGCTTTTTGCATCTACCGAAGATTTTTTCCCCTGATCGTTGATGAAAATTTTATTTTCCTTAAAAATAATGCTGTATTGATAAGGTTTTGTGTATTTCCAGCTCAGCGTATTTGGCGATTTTAAAGACATTTTACCAGACGTTATTATGCTTTTATCCAAAAAATCCATTTTTTTGGTTTGAACAAAATCGGCTTGTAACGTTTTTATTTCTTTTGTTTCCGATGAAATTTTAGTTACAAACGCTTTTGCTTCCGCTCCGGACATTGCTGTATTTTGTGCAAAAAAGAAGCTTGAAACTAATAAAAACGCTCCGAAAGCAATATTTTTAATCATTATTTTATTGTTTAAATTTAACGACAAAAGGCAC
Coding sequences within it:
- a CDS encoding FG-GAP-like repeat-containing protein; the protein is MKKKLSFFVVLFSITWGNAQLACATAVNISLGTHTAPAITGTALPTACTLGTAGNAALWYKYTATQNSNITVSTALSGQNVDTRLIVFTGNCGSQTCVAANDDFLGYASQVTFGVTAGTTYYITFDNRWTSSGFNFSVTETVPAPNRLSFNQQSVNAPGIYNHCVVDMNGDYLDDIVSVVNNTQIVIAYQQPGGTFNEVSYTIPNTVVLPYWSIAAGDYDNNGFNDLIYGSSSGIAFVKANATGTGYTSERKPEFYLTQRTNFVDINKDGKLDAFVCDDNAPNRFYMNDGTNMNHNQGGMGDFPSGGNYGSIWIDYDNDGDMDLFIAKCSGGGSGPGGNIDELHRNNGDGTFTNVAVLANMANPVQTWSSAWGDFNNDGWMDAVVGMNSTANGYSKVMKNNGDGTFADVSVGSGYDTASGLSREYVAYDFDNDGFLDVLGAGNNIMFGDGNLKFTPNANPYNLNYNNRPVGDLNNDGFLDIQNGNTIMLNAGNTNKWLKVTLQGTQSNRNGIGARVEIYGAWGKQIRDVQSGVGFRNMNTLNTHFGIGQATTITKVVVKWPSGLVDIIDNVTPNTTLHVVEGTHLGTRDVENIQDLFTVYPNPAFDIINFKSNKNFAPIEAKIYELSGRMVLQTKVEKESISVKQLNAGNYLLVLTDKNGKTYSQKIIKK
- a CDS encoding 3-hydroxyacyl-ACP dehydratase encodes the protein MQTILTDFYTLNSSEKAENGSFVANISLNKDHDIFKGHFPGNPVTPGVCMMQIVKELTEEFTGKKLFLKSASNVKFMAIINPFETPDLVLQLDINEGEEEIKVKNTTSFGETIALKMSVNYKK
- a CDS encoding LolA family protein: MIKNIAFGAFLLVSSFFFAQNTAMSGAEAKAFVTKISSETKEIKTLQADFVQTKKMDFLDKSIITSGKMSLKSPNTLSWKYTKPYQYSIIFKENKIFINDQGKKSSVDAKSKTFEKINKLIVGSSNGKMFSDPEFAVAYFKNGTSNIAKFTPKSAQLLKYIKQIELHFPKNQTTVSQVNMTEASGDTTNIVFKNTKINAPIPASEFSL
- a CDS encoding DUF2062 domain-containing protein, translated to MTLPEVQNAISEKKICVLIPTYNNEKTLKRVIDGVLEYTENIIVINDGSTDSTLQILEKYSITVINLSENKGKGNALKTGFRKAKEIGYDYAITIDSDGQHYPDDIPVFVENLLQENEDVLLIGNRNMSQDGIPKKSSFGNRFSNFWFWFETGIKLEDTQSGYRLYPLHKIPKKYFTPKFEFEIEIIVRTAWRHVPVKNVPIKVLYDPAERVSHFRPFKDFTRISILNTILVTITLLYIIPRNFVNNFKKKSFKKFIKEDVLESDGTNRIKAFSIALGVFIGLSPFWGFQTLLVISLSVLFKLNKVLAFVASNVSLPPFIPFIIAASLFLGAPFVSGDSNLLSQDLNFDLVKNNLLQYIIGSLILATTISTVSGIAAFLFLNKVNPENN